The following coding sequences lie in one Spirosoma sp. KUDC1026 genomic window:
- a CDS encoding type II toxin-antitoxin system HicB family antitoxin: protein MRTLQYRLILTPEPEGGYTVKVPAIRGCVTYGETVEEAIAMAKDAIEGCLEVLKEEGQPIPPDDSRTLEYSLSLVTELV, encoded by the coding sequence ATGAGAACGTTACAATATCGATTGATTCTGACGCCGGAACCCGAAGGCGGATACACGGTGAAAGTCCCTGCTATTCGAGGATGTGTTACGTATGGCGAAACGGTGGAAGAAGCCATCGCTATGGCGAAGGATGCTATTGAAGGATGCCTGGAAGTTCTTAAAGAGGAAGGCCAGCCTATTCCTCCCGACGACAGTCGAACACTGGAGTATTCATTAAGTTTGGTAACAGAACTGGTATGA
- a CDS encoding OmpA family protein yields MNSRYAIAFGLVITTLTVVAQPGSAQTDVTQANLAQSAAPQSGTTAGAGNSRVENLGNQVNSEYNEINPMISPDGRTLYFARISHPNNTHGDKGSQDIWYSEQDMNNKWGPAKRMGFPLNKDEYNCAYSITPDGNTMLVKGAYANGNYETRGFSISKRTANGWSAPQKIEIPSYTNMSKGQFDCGFMSADGKVLLMAFSEKKNSKEDDIYVSFRQKDNSWSKPISLGSDVNTKFTETTPFLAPDGATLYFSSDREGGQGSNDIYVCKRVDKTWQHWSKPVNLGPTVNTDGYDAYYSLAASGEYAYLTTFKNTLGKGDIVRVKLTDEQPTNQPGKVGGGEGDLAAAPTATKPDPVALISGKVIDQTTGKPVEARIIYQTLSDGAEVGEATSDPITGEYKIVLPYGQKYSMRAIAKNFIAEGDNVDLTQTKGFQEIKGKELKLVPIEKGNTIRINNIFFDTGKSELRPESSPELDRLVTTLNETPKMVIEVRGHTDNTGSNEINTKLSQDRADAVREYFISKGIEPDRVASKGFGESKPVATNDTDAGRQQNRRVEFIIVQK; encoded by the coding sequence ATGAATTCCCGTTATGCGATTGCTTTTGGTTTAGTCATTACCACGCTGACTGTTGTGGCGCAGCCTGGCAGCGCGCAAACCGACGTAACGCAGGCTAACCTGGCGCAATCGGCGGCTCCTCAGTCGGGCACGACTGCTGGTGCCGGTAACTCACGCGTGGAAAACCTGGGCAATCAGGTAAATTCGGAGTATAACGAAATCAACCCAATGATTTCGCCGGATGGCCGGACCCTGTATTTTGCTCGGATCAGTCACCCGAACAATACGCATGGCGACAAAGGAAGTCAGGATATATGGTATTCGGAGCAGGATATGAATAACAAGTGGGGGCCCGCCAAACGCATGGGCTTCCCGCTGAATAAGGACGAATACAACTGCGCCTACAGCATTACGCCCGACGGCAATACCATGCTCGTAAAGGGGGCCTATGCAAACGGAAACTACGAAACCCGTGGGTTTTCGATCAGTAAACGGACAGCGAACGGCTGGTCGGCTCCGCAGAAAATAGAGATTCCCAGTTATACTAACATGAGCAAAGGGCAGTTCGACTGCGGATTCATGTCGGCTGATGGGAAAGTATTACTGATGGCGTTCAGCGAAAAGAAAAATAGTAAGGAAGACGACATCTACGTCAGCTTCCGGCAAAAAGACAACTCGTGGAGTAAACCGATCAGCCTCGGGTCGGACGTAAACACAAAATTCACGGAAACGACGCCGTTCCTGGCTCCCGATGGGGCAACGCTTTATTTCTCCAGCGATCGCGAGGGGGGGCAGGGGAGTAATGATATTTACGTCTGCAAACGGGTCGATAAAACCTGGCAGCACTGGTCGAAACCGGTCAATCTCGGTCCTACGGTCAACACAGACGGCTACGATGCGTATTACTCACTGGCTGCATCAGGCGAATATGCCTATCTGACGACCTTCAAGAACACACTGGGCAAAGGGGACATTGTTCGGGTGAAGCTAACCGATGAACAACCGACCAATCAACCCGGCAAAGTTGGGGGAGGAGAAGGCGATCTGGCTGCTGCGCCAACCGCAACCAAACCCGATCCGGTTGCGCTCATCAGTGGTAAAGTAATTGACCAGACTACGGGTAAGCCCGTCGAAGCCCGGATTATCTACCAGACCCTGTCGGATGGGGCAGAGGTCGGCGAGGCTACGTCCGATCCGATAACGGGCGAGTACAAAATTGTTCTGCCGTACGGGCAGAAGTATAGCATGCGGGCCATCGCCAAGAATTTTATTGCCGAGGGCGATAATGTTGATCTAACCCAGACCAAAGGTTTTCAGGAGATTAAAGGGAAAGAACTGAAACTGGTCCCGATTGAGAAAGGAAACACGATACGTATCAATAACATCTTCTTTGACACGGGTAAATCTGAACTGCGGCCGGAATCCAGTCCTGAACTGGATCGTCTGGTAACAACCCTGAACGAAACGCCCAAAATGGTGATCGAAGTGCGGGGACATACGGATAACACCGGTTCCAACGAGATCAATACCAAACTGTCGCAGGACCGGGCCGATGCCGTTCGGGAGTATTTTATCAGCAAAGGTATTGAACCCGATCGGGTTGCGAGTAAGGGTTTTGGCGAAAGCAAGCCCGTGGCGACCAACGACACCGACGCCGGCCGTCAGCAGAACCGTCGGGTTGAATTCATTATTGTGCAGAAATAA
- a CDS encoding DUF3887 domain-containing protein, with protein MKRFPLFIALVLLAFSAVTTSAVAQSKPGASDVTTSDPKLDSLTKLSQKYLNDNQPDSLYALMAESFKAQISADKMKEVSSQLVGQLGKWTAIEPKGVQDGVGKYKATFALAALDFFIGLDKQGKIETFLFKPITE; from the coding sequence ATGAAACGTTTCCCGCTATTTATCGCCCTTGTCCTACTGGCTTTCTCCGCCGTTACCACGTCGGCCGTTGCTCAATCTAAGCCGGGAGCATCTGACGTAACGACGTCCGATCCCAAGCTTGATTCGCTGACCAAACTATCGCAGAAATACCTGAACGACAATCAGCCCGATTCGCTCTACGCACTCATGGCGGAGAGCTTTAAAGCGCAGATCTCAGCCGATAAAATGAAAGAAGTATCATCGCAACTTGTTGGTCAGCTCGGCAAATGGACAGCTATTGAACCCAAAGGTGTGCAGGATGGCGTGGGAAAATACAAAGCTACGTTTGCGCTGGCCGCGCTGGATTTCTTTATCGGTCTGGACAAACAGGGAAAAATTGAAACCTTCCTGTTTAAACCCATCACTGAATGA